The following proteins are co-located in the Desulfomonile tiedjei genome:
- a CDS encoding tripartite tricarboxylate transporter permease, with product MLESLQHLATGFGVAMSFQNLFYCLAGAIVGTMVGVLPGLGPIAGIALLIPATFGLNPTSAIIMLAGIYYGAMYGGSTTSILLNVPGETASVITCIDGYQMAQKGEAGKALAICAIASFIAGTLGIFGLVFLAPPLAEAALAFGPAEYFSLMVFGFIVLSNVTGGSFLKSLMMAVVGLIIGTIGLDPVTGDARFAFDSPSLLGGIEFVAVAIGLFGIGEVLVNVARPAELLEQKVTVPRLRELYPSLHDLKESISAILRGAGIGFGVGLVPGPAPVIATYASYMVERKVSRHPEEFGKGAIKGVAGPESANNAACQSAFIPLFAIGIPFAPPTAILLGALLIHGITPGPMMISEHPGLFWGVIASMYIGNFILLLLNLPFVPLFANILRIPKTILLPLVTLFCVTGMYTVNNSMFDVWMMILFGAVGFLLRKWAYEAAPLLLALVLGPKLEVAFRQSLMISHGSFDVFINRPISLAFLAATLLFLLIPLVKTVFRGLRSESATG from the coding sequence ATGCTCGAATCGCTCCAGCATCTAGCGACAGGTTTTGGAGTCGCCATGAGCTTCCAGAACCTCTTCTACTGCCTCGCAGGGGCAATAGTCGGGACCATGGTCGGCGTCCTGCCTGGTCTGGGGCCGATCGCGGGGATCGCTCTCTTGATTCCGGCCACATTCGGCCTCAATCCCACGTCCGCGATTATCATGCTGGCAGGTATTTACTATGGCGCCATGTACGGCGGGTCAACCACCTCCATCCTTCTCAATGTGCCCGGCGAGACGGCGTCGGTCATTACCTGCATAGACGGCTACCAGATGGCGCAGAAAGGAGAGGCGGGCAAGGCACTGGCAATCTGCGCCATAGCCTCTTTCATCGCGGGCACTCTGGGAATATTCGGGCTCGTTTTTCTCGCCCCTCCTCTTGCGGAGGCGGCCCTCGCCTTCGGTCCGGCCGAGTACTTCTCATTGATGGTCTTCGGTTTCATCGTCCTCAGCAACGTGACAGGCGGGTCTTTTCTCAAGTCCCTCATGATGGCCGTCGTAGGGCTCATCATAGGCACGATCGGTCTTGACCCGGTTACAGGGGACGCCCGGTTCGCCTTTGATTCCCCGTCTCTGCTGGGCGGAATTGAGTTTGTGGCCGTAGCCATAGGCCTGTTCGGCATCGGGGAAGTGCTCGTGAATGTGGCGCGGCCGGCTGAATTGCTCGAGCAGAAAGTCACTGTTCCCCGTCTGCGGGAACTCTACCCGAGCCTGCACGATCTCAAGGAGTCGATTTCTGCCATTCTGAGAGGGGCAGGCATCGGTTTCGGCGTGGGGCTGGTTCCGGGACCCGCACCGGTAATCGCCACCTATGCATCCTATATGGTGGAGAGAAAGGTCTCCAGGCACCCTGAAGAATTCGGGAAAGGGGCCATTAAGGGCGTTGCCGGGCCGGAATCCGCCAACAATGCAGCCTGCCAGTCGGCCTTCATTCCTCTCTTTGCCATCGGGATTCCATTCGCGCCGCCCACAGCCATTCTTCTGGGCGCACTCCTGATCCACGGCATCACGCCAGGACCCATGATGATCAGCGAACATCCGGGGCTCTTCTGGGGCGTGATTGCGAGCATGTATATCGGCAACTTTATCCTCCTGCTCCTCAATCTGCCTTTTGTTCCGCTCTTTGCCAATATCCTGAGGATTCCCAAGACGATCCTTCTTCCGCTTGTGACTCTGTTCTGTGTGACGGGCATGTACACGGTGAATAACTCGATGTTCGATGTATGGATGATGATCCTCTTTGGAGCAGTCGGCTTCCTGCTGAGAAAATGGGCGTACGAGGCGGCGCCGCTTCTGTTGGCGTTGGTGCTCGGCCCAAAACTTGAGGTGGCTTTCCGACAGTCGCTCATGATTTCTCACGGGAGCTTCGATGTATTCATCAATCGGCCAATCTCCCTGGCGTTTCTCGCAGCCACCCTGCTTTTTCTCCTTATCCCGCTTGTGAAAACCGTTTTCAGAGGGTTAAGGAGTGAGTCGGCAACCGGGTAA
- a CDS encoding FadR family transcriptional regulator — protein MTPTMFEAAAKPEKVSERIVEQIRDAVLSGRLKPGDRVASEKELVVQFGVSKATMREALRVLEAMGLVEIRKGIQGGVFIAEVDMTTTIHSIMNFLHFKAVSIHDITMLRFVLEPQVAHMAAARVTAEDIPRLKQMIEQGEDSEVEISKDIGFHRYLARLSDNPILILIMDFIDNLLRDVKSRLNLTTGFYNEIKECHSRILDCLVRGDAVAARREIIHDILSVGDFMADVMGTVRFDPAVLGFDRNGLPLGFTGAWAGSPVGPGLNRDATDAALLAQGMLFRQVGSGDLYLLVPPKLEREQRDREDSGSEKQPGGPAVSTE, from the coding sequence TTGACTCCAACCATGTTTGAGGCAGCTGCAAAACCGGAAAAGGTCTCTGAACGCATCGTGGAGCAAATCCGCGACGCAGTGCTGTCCGGCCGTCTCAAGCCCGGCGACCGGGTTGCGTCTGAGAAGGAATTAGTCGTTCAGTTCGGCGTGAGCAAGGCCACCATGCGAGAAGCCCTCCGTGTACTGGAGGCCATGGGCTTGGTGGAAATCCGCAAAGGTATTCAGGGCGGAGTTTTCATTGCTGAAGTCGATATGACGACCACCATCCACTCCATTATGAACTTTCTCCATTTCAAGGCCGTCTCCATCCACGATATCACCATGTTGCGCTTCGTCCTGGAACCTCAGGTAGCCCATATGGCAGCCGCGCGCGTGACCGCGGAAGATATCCCGCGGCTTAAACAGATGATCGAGCAGGGGGAGGATAGCGAGGTCGAGATCAGCAAGGATATAGGATTTCATCGCTATCTGGCCCGGCTTAGCGACAACCCCATCCTGATTCTCATCATGGATTTTATCGACAATCTGCTGCGCGACGTGAAGTCTCGGCTCAACCTTACCACCGGCTTTTACAACGAGATCAAGGAGTGCCATAGCCGTATATTGGATTGCCTGGTTCGTGGCGATGCTGTGGCCGCTCGAAGAGAGATAATCCACGACATTCTGAGCGTCGGGGATTTTATGGCCGATGTTATGGGCACCGTGCGTTTCGACCCGGCAGTGCTGGGCTTCGATCGCAATGGACTGCCGCTCGGCTTTACAGGCGCGTGGGCCGGTTCTCCGGTGGGACCTGGCTTGAACCGCGACGCGACGGATGCGGCTCTGTTGGCTCAAGGAATGCTTTTCCGCCAGGTTGGTTCGGGTGACCTCTACCTCCTGGTTCCTCCAAAGCTGGAAAGAGAACAACGTGACCGAGAAGACTCAGGATCAGAGAAACAGCCGGGTGGTCCGGCGGTTTCCACCGAGTAA
- a CDS encoding tripartite tricarboxylate transporter TctB family protein, translating into MKPSDILGGGVIFLFGAITVVLSAQMPIGTFRAAGSGLFPLCLGLLLMALSAAFVAKGLLSAEKDAGTDAHAAEEPGLPLPVIAFLAIMAGTTLLLKPFGYLAVSFLLMVGLLRLLGSKRWPLNLALSLLTAAASHMLFVYLLKIPLPRGVLGI; encoded by the coding sequence ATGAAACCAAGTGACATACTCGGGGGCGGCGTAATCTTCCTTTTCGGCGCAATCACCGTGGTCTTGTCCGCGCAGATGCCGATAGGCACCTTCAGGGCCGCCGGGTCGGGCCTGTTCCCGCTCTGCCTTGGCCTGCTCCTTATGGCACTGTCAGCGGCCTTCGTGGCAAAGGGTCTTTTGTCCGCAGAGAAGGATGCCGGAACTGATGCCCACGCAGCGGAAGAGCCGGGATTGCCGTTGCCGGTGATCGCTTTTCTCGCGATCATGGCCGGGACTACCCTGCTTCTGAAACCTTTCGGTTATCTGGCCGTATCATTCCTGCTCATGGTGGGGCTTTTGAGGCTACTCGGCTCCAAACGATGGCCATTGAACCTGGCACTATCTCTTTTGACCGCGGCCGCTTCCCATATGCTCTTTGTTTATCTGCTCAAGATACCTCTTCCAAGGGGTGTTCTGGGGATCTAG
- a CDS encoding MBL fold metallo-hydrolase, with product MTIETTELKSADKLGSGRVRRFLLPDGKTSITQISTFCPDTVGPGPVNVYVIESDIVTLLDAGIPTHLAKAFFYHWRNQPIPPEVEALPGDQSARELRQGLELAGYSVSDIALLAISHGHPDHFMMASSILNDTDAAVAAHILDTPAVCNPWGLLNMWVSRQDQMAATGMPAARRPEELAGEAMVRGVNLESLGVDIKVDSPVMNEGPLNRRGSRIEGVEVRHLPGHSPGSIGLMVGKPGSGRVLLCGDVLLNPITPHPDDLLVYLQTLEALENYDDVALVLPAHGAEITDLKARVVFLKEHHRNRLRHTFEECRAPRCVWEVATSENYFDTYVDPKKFNFLAGLEALVHLELLNMVGGLVRTHIKGPVHYFVNSGEPFEQVYGRIMDLVTNKNAVALMRY from the coding sequence ATGACAATTGAAACAACGGAACTCAAGTCGGCTGATAAACTGGGCAGCGGACGAGTGAGGCGTTTTCTGCTCCCTGACGGGAAGACCAGCATCACCCAGATCAGTACCTTCTGCCCGGACACAGTCGGTCCCGGCCCTGTAAACGTGTATGTAATCGAAAGCGACATCGTGACCCTTTTGGATGCCGGCATACCAACGCACCTGGCAAAGGCGTTCTTTTACCATTGGCGCAATCAGCCCATTCCGCCGGAAGTAGAGGCCCTGCCCGGCGATCAGAGCGCTCGCGAACTCCGACAGGGATTGGAACTCGCCGGGTACTCGGTAAGCGACATAGCTTTGCTTGCAATCTCGCACGGCCATCCGGATCATTTCATGATGGCCAGTTCCATACTGAACGACACGGACGCGGCTGTGGCGGCACACATCCTCGACACTCCTGCGGTCTGCAATCCCTGGGGTTTGCTGAATATGTGGGTATCCAGGCAGGATCAGATGGCCGCCACCGGCATGCCGGCGGCCCGCAGACCCGAAGAGCTTGCGGGAGAAGCGATGGTCCGAGGGGTGAATCTGGAATCTCTGGGTGTTGATATCAAGGTGGATTCGCCGGTGATGAACGAAGGCCCTCTAAATAGGAGGGGATCGCGCATTGAAGGCGTAGAAGTCCGGCATTTGCCCGGGCACAGCCCGGGGAGTATCGGATTAATGGTGGGTAAGCCCGGCTCGGGAAGAGTGCTCCTCTGCGGGGATGTGCTCCTCAATCCCATAACCCCGCACCCTGATGACCTGCTGGTCTATCTGCAAACGCTGGAGGCCCTTGAGAATTACGACGATGTGGCTCTCGTGCTGCCCGCGCATGGAGCGGAGATCACAGACCTCAAGGCCCGAGTCGTCTTTCTCAAGGAGCATCATCGCAACCGCCTGCGGCACACGTTCGAGGAGTGCCGGGCTCCGCGCTGCGTGTGGGAGGTTGCAACCTCGGAGAATTACTTCGATACGTACGTGGACCCGAAAAAATTCAACTTCCTTGCGGGGCTTGAGGCCCTGGTACACCTTGAACTCCTCAACATGGTCGGGGGATTGGTTCGCACGCATATAAAAGGCCCGGTCCACTATTTCGTGAACAGCGGAGAACCCTTTGAACAGGTTTACGGCCGCATCATGGATCTGGTTACAAACAAGAACGCCGTGGCATTGATGCGTTACTAG
- the typA gene encoding translational GTPase TypA produces the protein MEIRNVAIIAHVDHGKTTLTDAIMKQTGMVHDENVTMDSDALEKERGITIYSKNASVFHRGTKINLVDTPGHADFGSEVERVLRSIDSVLLVVDAQEGPMPQTRFVLKKSLELGLKPIVIINKIDRRAADPGGTQEKVFELFYELGADDEQLDFTTVYAIGREGIAKERLVDESKDLTPLLDTILSEVSPASAENDIRLRLQPFSLAYDNFLGRCAIGRIYEGTINTGSTLTLKKSNGESKTGRVTKLFTFKGLEREEVQKAFSGDIVMVSGFSDIDIGETLCEGADQEALPAITVDEPTICLNFLVNTSPFAGREGKYVTNKQLRERLEKELEVNVGLKIDFMNDFYKVYGRGELHIAILLENMRREGYEIQVSQPQVIVKEANGKKLEPFEEMTAEVPEEFSGTVIEKIGRRKGILIDMESRGKLKRMTFEIPTRGLLGYRNEFIVDTKGEGVICSRVVGYKPHVGEIKRHSVGSMISMISGKASGFSLYGLQERGALYIGPGTEVYEGMIIGNASKGCDMAVNPIKGKQLTNMRASGSDDAIQLTPPCEIGIEKGLEIMAEDEYLEITPDSVRLRKQYLTETERRRAYKK, from the coding sequence ATGGAAATTAGAAACGTAGCTATTATCGCCCATGTAGATCATGGGAAAACCACCTTGACCGACGCGATTATGAAACAGACCGGGATGGTGCATGATGAAAACGTCACCATGGATTCGGATGCGCTGGAGAAAGAACGCGGAATAACGATTTATTCCAAAAATGCCTCCGTGTTTCATCGTGGAACGAAAATCAACCTGGTTGACACACCCGGCCACGCGGATTTCGGCTCAGAGGTGGAACGCGTCCTGCGATCCATTGACAGCGTGCTGTTGGTTGTTGATGCCCAGGAAGGCCCCATGCCGCAGACGAGGTTTGTTCTCAAAAAATCACTGGAACTTGGACTCAAGCCGATTGTAATTATTAATAAAATTGACAGGCGCGCGGCTGATCCCGGAGGAACCCAGGAAAAGGTGTTTGAGCTGTTCTACGAGCTGGGCGCAGACGATGAGCAGCTCGATTTTACAACCGTTTATGCCATAGGAAGGGAAGGAATAGCCAAGGAGCGCTTGGTTGACGAATCAAAAGACCTAACCCCTCTTCTGGACACAATTCTTTCAGAGGTTAGTCCGGCGTCGGCGGAGAATGACATTCGGTTGCGGTTACAGCCTTTTAGTTTGGCCTATGACAATTTCCTGGGACGTTGCGCTATCGGGAGAATTTACGAAGGAACTATTAACACCGGGAGCACGCTCACTCTCAAGAAGTCGAACGGGGAATCCAAAACCGGCAGGGTGACAAAACTTTTTACTTTCAAGGGTTTGGAAAGAGAAGAAGTCCAAAAGGCCTTTTCCGGAGACATTGTCATGGTGTCGGGTTTCTCGGATATTGATATCGGAGAAACCCTTTGTGAAGGCGCGGATCAGGAAGCTTTACCCGCCATAACCGTGGACGAACCCACCATCTGCCTGAACTTCTTGGTTAACACTTCTCCCTTTGCGGGACGCGAAGGAAAATATGTCACCAACAAACAGCTTCGTGAAAGGTTGGAAAAGGAACTTGAGGTCAACGTCGGTTTGAAAATCGACTTTATGAATGATTTCTACAAGGTTTACGGGAGAGGTGAGCTTCACATCGCAATATTACTGGAAAATATGAGGCGCGAAGGGTACGAAATCCAAGTTTCTCAACCCCAGGTAATAGTTAAAGAAGCAAACGGCAAAAAGCTGGAGCCCTTTGAGGAGATGACCGCAGAGGTGCCGGAAGAATTCTCGGGAACCGTAATTGAGAAAATCGGGAGACGAAAAGGGATCTTGATTGATATGGAGAGTCGCGGGAAGTTGAAGAGAATGACCTTCGAAATTCCCACCCGCGGCCTTTTAGGCTACCGAAACGAATTCATTGTCGATACCAAAGGAGAAGGGGTTATTTGCTCCAGAGTTGTTGGATACAAACCTCACGTCGGAGAAATAAAGAGACATTCTGTCGGCTCGATGATTTCCATGATTTCCGGTAAGGCTTCGGGATTTTCTCTATATGGTTTGCAGGAACGCGGGGCTTTGTACATAGGTCCGGGGACGGAAGTGTACGAAGGGATGATAATCGGCAATGCATCCAAAGGATGCGATATGGCGGTCAATCCTATCAAAGGCAAACAATTGACGAATATGCGTGCCTCCGGATCGGACGATGCAATACAACTCACTCCTCCATGTGAAATTGGTATTGAAAAAGGATTGGAAATAATGGCGGAAGACGAATACTTGGAAATAACACCGGACAGTGTCAGGCTCCGCAAACAGTATCTTACTGAAACAGAGAGGCGGAGAGCGTACAAGAAATAA
- a CDS encoding ABC transporter substrate-binding protein encodes MCSKLLAGLLVLCLAFWAGGVGAQDTLKIGAPQPMTGPDAPFGDKFKKAYSLAVEEINGAGGVNGKKIEVIIEDHQAKNPLAATVTEKLITQNKVLVLTGGRASGQAVEIASVAQRLKTPYVVDHPSADIITAKAFEWVFRNNPTGSIYPQAFNKFISDVKDAMPKSAAVVYDNTVFGKTIANSAMAFLKSKNVPIVSDEAYSVNTLDFKPVMTKVKSQNPDFLLMVAVSTTDAILLTRHAKEMGVNPRAFVGFGGGFGVADFANELGPLGENVFSSAAWSGNPNDPPTKAFYDKFHSKYGIYPKEHEVEGYAAIYIIADALRRAKLTGNLEQDRQAVKEALLQTDMTTVFGKVKFGNWDGPLGDKYTNQNIYSPDHSVLAQWRGGKLLNVYPKTNAETDCIFPDPTCKR; translated from the coding sequence ATGTGCAGCAAGCTGTTGGCAGGCCTGTTGGTTCTCTGTTTGGCCTTTTGGGCGGGTGGCGTGGGAGCGCAAGATACTCTAAAGATCGGCGCGCCTCAACCCATGACCGGCCCGGATGCCCCTTTTGGAGACAAGTTCAAAAAGGCCTACAGCCTTGCGGTTGAGGAAATTAACGGGGCTGGAGGTGTGAACGGCAAAAAGATCGAGGTGATAATCGAGGACCATCAGGCCAAGAATCCACTGGCGGCCACGGTCACCGAGAAGCTCATCACACAGAACAAAGTGCTGGTGCTGACCGGCGGCCGCGCTTCGGGGCAGGCGGTCGAGATAGCCTCGGTGGCTCAGCGTCTCAAGACTCCGTACGTTGTGGACCACCCCTCGGCCGACATAATCACGGCCAAAGCCTTTGAATGGGTATTCCGCAACAACCCCACAGGCTCGATTTATCCGCAGGCGTTCAACAAGTTTATCAGTGATGTGAAGGACGCTATGCCGAAGTCCGCGGCGGTGGTCTACGACAACACGGTTTTCGGGAAAACCATTGCCAATTCTGCTATGGCCTTTTTGAAGTCAAAAAATGTGCCGATCGTGAGTGATGAGGCTTATTCGGTCAACACTCTAGATTTCAAGCCCGTCATGACGAAGGTTAAGTCCCAGAATCCTGACTTCCTCCTGATGGTGGCGGTTTCTACCACTGACGCTATTCTGCTCACTCGCCACGCCAAGGAGATGGGAGTGAATCCCCGGGCATTCGTGGGTTTTGGCGGTGGCTTCGGGGTAGCGGATTTCGCCAACGAGCTAGGGCCCTTGGGCGAGAATGTCTTCTCTTCAGCCGCCTGGTCGGGCAATCCCAACGATCCGCCGACGAAAGCCTTCTATGACAAATTCCACTCGAAATACGGGATTTACCCCAAGGAGCACGAAGTAGAGGGCTATGCCGCGATATATATTATTGCCGACGCCCTGCGACGAGCCAAACTGACGGGCAACCTGGAGCAGGACCGGCAGGCCGTAAAAGAAGCCCTCCTCCAGACCGATATGACTACGGTCTTCGGCAAAGTGAAATTCGGGAACTGGGACGGGCCGCTGGGCGACAAGTACACCAATCAGAATATCTATTCGCCGGACCATTCGGTGCTGGCACAATGGAGGGGCGGCAAGCTGCTCAACGTGTATCCCAAGACCAATGCAGAGACTGACTGCATCTTTCCCGACCCGACGTGCAAACGTTAA
- a CDS encoding IclR family transcriptional regulator has protein sequence MIKPNNLVQTIERISAILDLVGENPEGTSIRAISSQLGLPKGTVHRLLSSLTYFGYIRQDAVSRNYFLGLKLLDLAGLVKSQLDLRKIAEPLLHALADKSRETVHMVVWDRGEVVYIEKMEPPLEMVGGLRMASRVGSRNPAHSCAVGKILLSYLTEDELRDFISEKGLTARTANTITDETALKKELRTIRTQGYAIDDEENENGIRCVGAPILGASGRAVAAVSVSGPAFRLTKRVVRDALRQEIVETAEEISRRLGYAGPDPQRIAHETK, from the coding sequence ATGATTAAGCCCAACAACCTCGTTCAGACCATTGAGCGTATCTCCGCCATTCTTGATCTGGTAGGCGAAAATCCCGAGGGGACGAGTATCCGGGCTATCTCTTCTCAACTCGGCCTGCCAAAGGGCACTGTTCATCGACTGCTCTCTTCTCTAACCTACTTTGGATATATCCGCCAAGACGCTGTTTCGAGGAACTACTTTCTGGGCTTAAAACTTCTCGACCTCGCGGGGCTCGTGAAATCACAACTCGACCTTCGGAAGATAGCGGAGCCACTGCTTCACGCGCTTGCGGATAAGAGCAGGGAGACCGTGCATATGGTCGTCTGGGATCGGGGTGAGGTGGTCTATATCGAAAAGATGGAGCCTCCCTTAGAGATGGTAGGAGGATTAAGAATGGCGTCGAGGGTGGGCTCCAGAAATCCCGCCCACAGCTGTGCAGTAGGCAAAATACTGCTTTCCTATTTGACTGAGGATGAACTGCGCGACTTCATCTCCGAAAAAGGGCTCACCGCGAGAACAGCCAACACGATCACCGACGAAACGGCCCTGAAGAAAGAACTGCGTACGATCAGGACCCAGGGATACGCCATTGATGACGAAGAGAACGAAAATGGCATACGCTGCGTGGGCGCCCCTATTCTTGGTGCGTCAGGAAGGGCTGTGGCCGCTGTCAGCGTGTCCGGTCCTGCCTTTCGGCTGACCAAGAGGGTAGTTCGGGACGCGTTGAGACAAGAGATCGTCGAAACTGCTGAGGAGATCTCTCGCAGGCTCGGTTATGCAGGCCCCGACCCGCAGAGGATCGCACATGAAACCAAGTGA